A section of the Leptospira noumeaensis genome encodes:
- a CDS encoding STAS domain-containing protein has protein sequence MSLDDLVVSTEKIDTVYVTKLQGNLNNFTSEKCIKSVLNSLKHGSVILDLEELNMVTTQGIIAFKTLSEEAFLHKHKIILINLPLSVRQAFLMAGVRNLFPIANNEEAAFKMASRPSR, from the coding sequence ATGAGCCTAGACGATTTAGTAGTTTCCACGGAAAAAATAGACACTGTGTATGTGACCAAATTGCAGGGAAACCTAAATAACTTCACTTCCGAGAAGTGCATCAAATCTGTGCTCAATTCCTTAAAACATGGATCTGTCATTTTAGATCTAGAGGAATTGAATATGGTAACCACTCAAGGGATCATCGCTTTCAAAACTCTCAGCGAAGAAGCATTTCTGCACAAACATAAAATCATCTTAATCAATCTGCCGTTAAGTGTTAGACAAGCATTTTTAATGGCAGGGGTTCGTAATTTATTTCCCATCGCTAATAATGAAGAGGCAGCATTCAAAATGGCCTCAAGGCCCAGTAGGTAA
- a CDS encoding diacylglycerol/polyprenol kinase family protein: MNSGFNFFRKIWHVLGLIIPVTLFFDPFKDAFGLVFATRAILVTALGILLISLLILEFVRLNHSGFENFFYQYFGFLMKESERKRFNGTVPYFFANFLVVLFFPAEVAILSILFLVVGDPFAAYVGSKYGKHRFYNGKSREGIIGFLVPAFIFSILALFLITKSQPGSFLAILDNQGAILWTPIYLVFFSVVSACVTEFFASTTAKGLVDDNLLIPIVGAVVLSVLSLLYLDYTPMDFFFDPKALYIQK, encoded by the coding sequence GTGAATTCAGGATTTAATTTTTTTCGTAAAATTTGGCATGTACTCGGGCTTATCATTCCCGTGACTCTTTTTTTTGATCCCTTTAAGGACGCCTTCGGACTTGTTTTTGCCACTCGGGCAATTTTGGTGACCGCACTTGGAATCTTACTGATCAGTTTGTTAATCTTAGAATTTGTTCGGCTAAACCATTCAGGATTCGAAAATTTCTTTTATCAGTATTTTGGGTTCCTAATGAAAGAATCAGAAAGAAAAAGATTCAATGGAACCGTTCCTTATTTTTTTGCAAACTTCCTTGTTGTTTTGTTTTTTCCCGCCGAAGTTGCCATTCTTTCCATTTTGTTTTTAGTAGTTGGTGATCCCTTTGCAGCTTACGTTGGAAGTAAGTATGGAAAACATCGATTTTATAATGGAAAATCACGCGAGGGAATCATTGGTTTTTTAGTGCCCGCATTTATCTTTTCAATCCTTGCACTCTTTCTCATTACTAAATCCCAACCAGGAAGTTTTCTTGCGATCTTGGACAACCAAGGAGCCATTCTTTGGACACCCATCTACCTAGTTTTCTTTTCTGTGGTTTCTGCTTGTGTGACAGAGTTTTTTGCAAGTACTACGGCCAAAGGACTTGTGGATGACAACCTTCTGATCCCGATCGTAGGTGCAGTTGTTTTATCGGTTTTATCTTTACTCTATTTGGATTATACTCCAATGGATTTTTTCTTTGATCCAAAAGCGCTTTACATTCAAAAATAG
- a CDS encoding DUF4416 family protein, producing the protein MPQEILERPPGASFFVILSYQEEGILFELKALAEKRFSKILYESIQLTKWTPDETEREFAYPGRFTKVLSFKQRIHREELVEKKKDCLEFQSLLQKKDQSVLLIPGYVTSHNIVIAKSKDDFHRTYLFQGVYGETIYFFSGNQLVITESAQNYFRERDVSYFFNTLRESYEFNKFKS; encoded by the coding sequence AAGAGATTTTAGAAAGACCACCGGGAGCTTCGTTTTTTGTCATTCTTTCCTACCAAGAGGAAGGAATCCTTTTTGAACTGAAGGCTCTAGCGGAAAAACGGTTTTCTAAAATCCTCTATGAATCCATCCAACTCACCAAGTGGACACCAGATGAAACGGAAAGAGAATTTGCTTACCCGGGAAGGTTTACAAAAGTTCTCTCTTTCAAACAAAGAATTCATAGGGAAGAACTGGTAGAAAAAAAGAAGGATTGTTTAGAGTTTCAATCTCTCCTGCAAAAAAAAGACCAAAGTGTGCTTCTTATCCCCGGTTACGTCACTTCGCATAACATTGTGATTGCGAAATCTAAGGATGATTTCCACCGCACGTATTTGTTCCAAGGTGTTTACGGAGAAACAATTTACTTTTTTTCGGGAAACCAGCTTGTGATTACAGAATCTGCACAAAATTATTTTAGAGAAAGAGATGTAAGTTATTTTTTTAATACCCTCAGAGAATCGTATGAGTTTAATAAATTCAAATCGTAA